Within the Cotesia glomerata isolate CgM1 linkage group LG6, MPM_Cglom_v2.3, whole genome shotgun sequence genome, the region tgttcgtttatttgtcagcttctggagtgcttcttggaagattgggcatcggccagaaccagaccggtgagcagtgtcctgagagccaggtttttccgcacataacgcatatttcactttatttgggcattgagcagcttgatgacctgtttgcccacatttcatgcaaagcccagatcggtcgacttcgcttttacattgggcagtagtgtgcccaaagtgccagcacttatagCATCGTAGTGGTGTCTTAACTGCTCTGACACGGCAAtttacccagccaatccttattttgcctgtATTTCCGAGTATCTTCTGCACTATTGCTGCTGGCAATCGTACCGAAgcagtttgagtacctctgtaggccggacgaattttaatgacatcttcaGGTATTTCGTAGTCGTTTCCAGTTGCCTCTTGTAAGGCCTTCCGGACATCGTCTTAGTTGTTTCGTCGTCAATGTCCCAGATttaaggggggaaatacgtgtagaTGGCCGTTTTCGAGcagattttaatcaattatttaaaggtataaaaaattaatattatttattcaaacttttgggttattttatacatatattgaagagtaaaaatttacatttacaagaataaaacttaaaaagtagtaaagatatcagctgatacaTCTCGTAGGTTGTCGTCCGACTTCGCAACTGGTGTACATCATGGAGGccataatttttatctgaaatcaatgcatcaaaattataactttttttagacATGTATCTTCTATATGAACctcattttaaagaaaaaaaaaaaattttcatttttttgacggCTGTGAAAGTAAGTCAtgtttttttaccttttttttgtttattgtttagtataaaaaaattagttaaaatgaaaaaattgcttCTGATTGAGGTTCATATTCAGCACAattatgtaaagaaataatatactaAATTTGAAGATGATtggttaaaaactttttaagctAGAGTGTACACTAGTTCGAAAAAactagtttcgagaaaaacgcgtttaaaaataagtgaTGAAAAAGTTAAGGTGACCGTCTCTTTTTCTCATGCAATACTTTCTCGCGACATAAATTATCAGCAATAATTTCTTGTTCGATATTTTCACAAAGGCAATATTTCTcattgtcaaaatttatttggtattattaattattattaaaattaatatttatttaattatgaatttttaatgataaagtgaaaataaaatatttgagaaacttttaaatgataatttttgctctgtgagaattttttaatcaagaaatttttgagtGAGAATTTTTGCATgtgagaaatttttgtatgataaattttttatgaaaaatttttgtttcgaTAAATTGTTACTGGTAAATAAAGCCACGGTGCCAAAAGGTTAATATAAAGTTGTATTAAACGAATTGAAACAACTTACCAATTAATCAGCTATTCCAGCACCATATTGTAAGCCTTCTTCAGCTTCATATGCTTCATTTTGAGCTTGTAGATTTTCTTTTCGTGCTTTTCGGGCTTCTTTACTGTCCAAGGAGCTGCGTCGATTCTGACGGGTTACGCGCTGACTGTCGGATTGTTGTGCGTGATTGAAGCTATTGTTCCCAACGATGAGACCTAACTCGTTCATGActaataaaatacttgaacTGCCTTCATTGAATAAGCAAGCAGCCAAGTATGCAGcaatttcaatagtttttaaacCACTATGCAAATGTTTAGGGGCCATACGCCAAATAGTTGAATTAAAACTTTCATTAGCATTTTTAGTATGGCCTCCTAAACATCTCTCCAATAAATCTACCCGGGATAAATCCTGATAAATTGGAAAAATCGCTTTTTGAACGTCAGGATGCAAAGGTGTCGGATGTTTTGGAGGTTCTGTCCCCAGAGCTTTAGCTTCGTTCCACTTACACCAGCTATCTACACCCTTTGGACATTTGTCATGTTGTGGATTATCATCTGTTGATATCATATGGAAATAAGTTGCCAATATCTCATTTTTCATGTCTTCAACGCTATTTACATTTCTCCTAATTGCTAGTCCATAGTAAgtgcttaattttttattaaaacttctgTCAACTTTCCTCTTCCGCCcaaatgtttttctttttttacgcTCCGGAGTCGCGTTCCCATTCTTTTTTGCACATGACCTATACATTCGCTTTTAGTTACTGTCAGTTCATCACCATACGGGTTCAATTTTATCACTGCTGAGAATGTTTTGGAATCTCCATCGCCTATATAATTACCGTACTTTACTCCGTGTAATTCTTCTGACCTTGTAAACATCGTTTTGATAGCTTCAACTTCCATACTTCCCGCAGATCCTTCATGTGTTTGTGTGCAGCTTTCTTCATCATGGTTTTCTTCCCAAGCTATATATTCCGGTGAAGTTTTCGGTTTGTTCTTCCATATTGCACACGCATGACAATAACTACTCCGAACAACTAAATCTACAACCTTTCCAGTATAATAGCCTATTAGAGTTGTAACGCCAAATAATGATTTGAATCCTCGTTTCCTCCAAGTTCCATCACCagatactttaaaattaagaagagGTCTTTCGTGCttctcattttcttttttttcttcatctaCAGCTTTCTTACaacaaaattcaaatatttttttagcagCACTGTGAATATGATCATATATCGAATTGTAAGTATTTTCACAGATACCAGTACCTATGTCcatataattacaaaataaattaattcccTCACGGCCAACACCCAAGAGTCGCATGACAAAAACTATCCTACGATTTATTTCaaatccattatttataaaaggaCCTGATGGAATTTGTTTCGATCCGCACATGCAATTAACAACGAGCTTGAATCCGAGGCCTCGTATTCCACTTTCAGCAAATTTAACATTCTGTTTACAGTTTCGACATATAAGAATATCCGATAAAGCTGTGAAGAcggta harbors:
- the LOC123266799 gene encoding uncharacterized protein LOC123266799 — its product is MYRSCAKKNGNATPERKKRKTFGRKRKVDRSFNKKLSTYYGLAIRRNVNSVEDMKNEILATYFHMISTDDNPQHDKCPKGVDSWCKWNEAKALGTEPPKHPTPLHPDVQKAIFPIYQDLSRVDLLERCLGGHTKNANESFNSTIWRMAPKHLHSGLKTIEIAAYLAACLFNEGSSSILLVMNELGLIVGNNSFNHAQQSDSQRVTRQNRRSSLDSKEARKARKENLQAQNEAYEAEEGLQYGAGIAD